In a single window of the Debaryomyces hansenii CBS767 chromosome A complete sequence genome:
- a CDS encoding DEHA2A11418p (some similarities with CA2885|IPF7204 Candida albicans IPF7204), whose product MRISTILSIVALAAATSAAPADPVAPGEPTPGAPDVSGTITLDDPIPPTGTITLDDPTSELPSGTITSDDPIPPTGTITLDDPTSELPSGTITIDDPTSSGTIPSVSITVNATLPTLSVSSFPTPNPPPTFYPNTTTTVTGSVTVTDFVTFCPYPTTVTVTTCRSNVCLPHTVTVPEATTLTVTGSCLVPTTYTTETCHECTKTQEPTTTPGPSSVSSIPTVSEGSAPKNIAGVLAGIVAIAAVLF is encoded by the coding sequence ATGAGAATTTCTACCATTTTATCTATCGTTGCTTTAGCTGCAGCCACAAGCGCAGCACCAGCTGATCCAGTCGCACCTGGGGAGCCTACCCCAGGGGCACCAGATGTTTCTGGAACCATTACCCTCGATGACCCAATTCCTCCAACTGGCACTATTACTCTTGATGACCCTACTAGTGAACTTCCTTCTGGAACCATTACCCTGGATGACCCAATTCCTCCAACTGGCACAATTACTCTTGATGACCCTACTAGTGAACTTCCTTCTGGAACCATCACAATCGATGATCCAACTAGTTCAGGTACTATACCATCAGTTTCAATCACCGTCAATGCTACACTTCCAACACTTTCCGTTTCAAGCTTCCCAACACCTAATCCACCACCCACATTCTATCCTAACACCACCACTACCGTTACTGGATCTGTTACCGTCACTGATTTTGTTACCTTCTGTCCATATCCAACTACTGTGACCGTGACTACATGTCGTAGTAACGTTTGTCTCCCACACACCGTGACAGTTCCTGAGGCCACCACCTTGACTGTTACCGGCTCATGTCTCGTGCCTACAACTTACACAACCGAAACGTGCCATGAATGTACTAAAACTCAAGAACCAACCACCACCCCAGGTCCATCATCAGTTTCTTCGATTCCTACAGTTTCTGAAGGTTCAGCACCAAAGAATATAGCCGGTGTACTTGCAGGAATAGTTGCAATTGCTGCAGTCTTATTCTGA